From the Haloarcula sp. H-GB4 genome, one window contains:
- a CDS encoding DUF1616 domain-containing protein yields the protein MATDADANIETETLPIDLLLVGLLGLWHLAAAQGYVKDSSVGAFLGLVAILIAPGYALVALLFPRSSTETDGSSDGQVGRISVGERLVLAVGSSVCIVPLLGLGLVLLSPGSTTGPYQLSIGITTAIFTIAATIRRMRVPSDERFSPLRWGTTVQSRVSLNPSGSVSTLYILLILGLLVSGSGIGYAAISAERGEQFTEFALVTESANGEPVAAEYPSQIPLGSSRTVQVTIGNHEGQELNYTIVVVAQKIENGTVLATARIDRFKNRVAAGETLKRSHEITPTLVGENIRISYLLYRNDAPVGANPRPENAYRRTHLWVTVTNG from the coding sequence ATGGCTACTGACGCAGATGCGAACATTGAGACGGAGACGCTCCCGATCGATCTTCTGCTAGTCGGGCTCCTCGGCCTCTGGCATCTCGCTGCTGCCCAAGGGTATGTCAAAGACTCATCTGTAGGGGCCTTTCTGGGGTTGGTAGCGATACTTATTGCACCAGGATACGCTCTCGTTGCGCTTTTATTCCCACGCAGTTCTACTGAGACCGATGGATCATCTGATGGCCAAGTGGGACGAATTTCTGTCGGTGAACGACTCGTCCTTGCAGTCGGGAGTAGTGTCTGTATAGTTCCACTACTGGGGCTCGGACTAGTCTTGCTTTCGCCTGGTTCGACCACCGGACCGTACCAACTCTCTATCGGAATAACGACTGCCATCTTCACGATTGCCGCAACGATCCGACGGATGCGGGTGCCATCAGATGAGCGTTTCAGTCCCTTGCGGTGGGGGACAACTGTACAGAGCCGAGTGTCTCTGAACCCTTCTGGAAGTGTCTCGACACTATACATCCTGCTTATACTGGGTCTTCTTGTCTCTGGTTCCGGGATCGGCTACGCGGCCATATCGGCGGAACGGGGTGAACAGTTCACTGAGTTCGCGCTGGTAACGGAATCCGCCAACGGAGAACCTGTTGCCGCTGAGTATCCGTCACAGATTCCGCTCGGCAGTTCGCGGACTGTTCAGGTCACTATCGGCAATCATGAAGGCCAAGAGCTGAATTACACAATTGTTGTCGTTGCTCAGAAAATCGAGAACGGCACTGTCCTAGCCACCGCACGAATTGATCGGTTCAAGAACCGTGTCGCGGCAGGTGAAACGCTCAAGCGCTCGCACGAAATCACCCCCACGCTAGTCGGTGAGAACATTCGAATCTCATATCTGCTCTACCGCAACGACGCACCAGTCGGGGCGAATCCCCGTCCTGAGAACGCGTACCGCCGCACGCATCTCTGGGTTACTGTCACCAATGGCTGA
- the wecB gene encoding non-hydrolyzing UDP-N-acetylglucosamine 2-epimerase — translation MTNSTVGFVLGTRPEIIKLAPVIQECHRRGVNTHIVHTGQHYSDSLDTVFFRQLGLSPPDTNLEVGSDDHGAQTGAMLAGIEEELQDTEPTVVFVQGDTNSTLAGALAGSKMDVDVAHVEAGLRSFDDDMPEETNRVIIDHISDYLFPPTAETAALLRDEGIPADRITVTGNTIVDAVEIYDDEAANKSRILSELGVSDGQFDLLTAHRAETVDDREAFERILSGVARASVQAEQEAIYPIHPRAEDRLEEFGIAVPDQVRLIEPLGFFDFLRLESTADLVFTDSGGVQEETSILGTPCVTLRYGTERPETAFVGANCVAGREPSSITAAATQMRGKAGEWETPFGDGTAAVQILDAVPELPARETVTAPE, via the coding sequence ATGACTAACAGCACTGTGGGGTTCGTTCTTGGGACGCGTCCCGAGATTATCAAGCTAGCCCCGGTAATTCAGGAGTGCCATCGGCGTGGTGTCAACACACACATTGTCCATACTGGTCAGCATTATTCAGACTCGCTGGATACTGTCTTTTTCCGACAACTCGGGTTATCACCCCCAGATACGAACCTCGAAGTCGGATCTGACGATCACGGGGCACAAACTGGTGCGATGCTCGCTGGCATTGAAGAAGAACTTCAGGATACCGAGCCCACAGTGGTATTTGTCCAAGGGGATACGAACTCGACTCTCGCGGGTGCACTCGCAGGGAGTAAGATGGATGTCGACGTGGCTCACGTCGAAGCCGGGCTTCGAAGTTTCGATGACGATATGCCTGAAGAGACGAACCGCGTCATCATTGATCACATCTCTGATTACCTTTTCCCACCGACCGCCGAGACAGCAGCGTTACTCCGCGACGAAGGGATCCCTGCGGACCGTATCACTGTTACTGGGAATACGATCGTCGATGCAGTTGAAATCTATGATGATGAGGCTGCAAACAAAAGTCGGATTCTGAGTGAACTCGGCGTTTCCGACGGCCAGTTCGACCTCTTGACCGCTCACCGGGCGGAAACAGTTGACGACCGGGAAGCGTTCGAGCGGATTCTCAGCGGCGTTGCACGGGCAAGCGTTCAAGCGGAACAGGAAGCCATCTACCCGATCCATCCCCGAGCGGAGGACCGTCTCGAAGAGTTCGGTATTGCAGTCCCCGATCAAGTTCGCCTCATCGAACCACTGGGCTTCTTCGATTTTCTCCGGCTAGAGAGTACAGCGGACCTAGTGTTCACCGACTCAGGTGGTGTCCAGGAGGAAACAAGCATCCTCGGGACACCGTGTGTGACGCTCAGGTATGGCACTGAACGTCCTGAGACGGCATTTGTCGGTGCAAACTGCGTTGCCGGCCGGGAGCCGAGTAGTATCACTGCGGCGGCGACACAAATGCGTGGAAAGGCTGGAGAGTGGGAAACGCCTTTCGGCGATGGAACAGCCGCCGTTCAAATTCTCGATGCGGTTCCGGAACTCCCTGCCAGAGAAACAGTCACAGCCCCTGAGTGA